One genomic window of Cricetulus griseus strain 17A/GY chromosome 3, alternate assembly CriGri-PICRH-1.0, whole genome shotgun sequence includes the following:
- the Ngrn gene encoding neugrin isoform X1 — MALTLSLLFGGRVRAAVARCGFATQGVGGPGLVGREPDPDSDWEPEERALQEVESTLKRQKKAMKFQKIRRQMEAPGAPPRTLTWEAIEQIRYLRKEFAESWSVPRLAEGFDVSTDVIRRVLKSKFVPTLEQKLKQDQKVLKKAGFTGGVSGDPVKPLSAGHSVSDPLLLPGGEVSSNSQNQSTLLKVLGSDTHSTAAQKRREERTKRIQGLEESFVLTTAAVGHQRELQKHTTSDSKVTQRADRDRLLSVEKLEELKAGEPGDQNFSSKVVQRGREFFDSNGNFLYRI, encoded by the exons ATGGCGCTTACCCTGAGCCTCTTGTTTGGCGGTCGTGTCCGCGCCGCTGTTGCTCGCTGTGGGTTCGCGACCCAGGGCGTGGGGGGCCCTGGCCTCGTGGGCCGCGAGCCGGACCCCGATTCCGACTGGGAGCCGGAGGAGCGGGCGCTCCAGGAGGTGGAGAG CACTCTGAAAcggcagaaaaaagcaatgaaattccagaaaattcgaaggcaaatggaggCTCCAGGTGCTCCACCCAGAACACTGACATGGGAAGCCATAGAGCAGATCCG GTATTTACGTAAGGAATTTGCAGAGTCCTGGTCAGTTCCCAGGTTGGCAGAAGGCTTTGATGTCAGCACCGATGTTATCAGAAGggttttaaaaagtaagtttgtACCCACGTtggagcagaaactgaagcaggatcAGAAGGTCTTGAAAAAAGCTGGGTTTACTGGAGGGGTTTCTGGAGATCCTGTGAAGCCACTCAGTGCAGGCCATTCTGTATCTGACCCACTGCTGCTGCCAGGAGGTGAAGTGTCATCTAATAGCCAGAATCAGAGCACATTGTTAAAAGTACTAGGGTCAGACACTCACAGCACAGCTGCACAGAAGAGACGGGAAGAAAGGACTAAAAGAATCCAAGGTTTGGAAGAAAGCTTTGTGCTTACCACTGCAGCCGTGGGTCATCAGAGAGAGCTTCAGAAACACACCACCAGTGATTCTAAAGTCACCCAAAGAGCTGACAGGGATAGGTTGCTAAGTGTTGAGAAGCTGGAAGAGTTGAAGGCTGGGGAGCCAGGTGACCAGAACTTCAGCAGCAAAGTAGTACAGAGGGGGCGTGAGTTCTTTGACAGCAATGGGAACTTCCTCTACAGAATTTGA
- the Ngrn gene encoding neugrin isoform X2 — MASAIGSFPQHSETAEKSNEIPENSKANGGSRCSTQNTDMGSHRADPVLGILFRASNKLVCWYLRKEFAESWSVPRLAEGFDVSTDVIRRVLKSKFVPTLEQKLKQDQKVLKKAGFTGGVSGDPVKPLSAGHSVSDPLLLPGGEVSSNSQNQSTLLKVLGSDTHSTAAQKRREERTKRIQGLEESFVLTTAAVGHQRELQKHTTSDSKVTQRADRDRLLSVEKLEELKAGEPGDQNFSSKVVQRGREFFDSNGNFLYRI; from the exons ATGGCTTCTGCCATTGGTTCTTTCCCCCAGCACTCTGAAAcggcagaaaaaagcaatgaaattccagaaaattcgaaggcaaatggaggCTCCAGGTGCTCCACCCAGAACACTGACATGGGAAGCCATAGAGCAGATCCG GTTCTGGGAATCCTGTTCAGAGCCTCAAACAAGCTAGTATGCTG GTATTTACGTAAGGAATTTGCAGAGTCCTGGTCAGTTCCCAGGTTGGCAGAAGGCTTTGATGTCAGCACCGATGTTATCAGAAGggttttaaaaagtaagtttgtACCCACGTtggagcagaaactgaagcaggatcAGAAGGTCTTGAAAAAAGCTGGGTTTACTGGAGGGGTTTCTGGAGATCCTGTGAAGCCACTCAGTGCAGGCCATTCTGTATCTGACCCACTGCTGCTGCCAGGAGGTGAAGTGTCATCTAATAGCCAGAATCAGAGCACATTGTTAAAAGTACTAGGGTCAGACACTCACAGCACAGCTGCACAGAAGAGACGGGAAGAAAGGACTAAAAGAATCCAAGGTTTGGAAGAAAGCTTTGTGCTTACCACTGCAGCCGTGGGTCATCAGAGAGAGCTTCAGAAACACACCACCAGTGATTCTAAAGTCACCCAAAGAGCTGACAGGGATAGGTTGCTAAGTGTTGAGAAGCTGGAAGAGTTGAAGGCTGGGGAGCCAGGTGACCAGAACTTCAGCAGCAAAGTAGTACAGAGGGGGCGTGAGTTCTTTGACAGCAATGGGAACTTCCTCTACAGAATTTGA